The genomic segment GGACTCCCACATCGTTTTCAAGCGCGCGGCTCCGTAGTAAGCCAGAATATAAGCTACGAACGAGGCCGCTTCGCCGGACTGTAACCGCTCGGTGTCGCTGTTGACGGCTGTGTCGCCGACCAGTTTCGCAAGCGGGATAAGAGAACTGTCGTCAACGTATCCCGTGGTGGTCTTGTGGTAGTTTTGACCGGAGAAATCAAACAGCGAGCGAATGCCGTGTTTGAGGAACGGAAACGCGGGCTCACGTTTTTCCCAGTACGGCAGGAGCCAGTCGACCAGTGTCGGGCCCAGGAAGCTGGGGAGCCAGAAGTAAATGACATGATCTTTCACGAAAGGGTATTCCTGACCGGTCATATCGCGCCCCTGTCCGTAGCCGGTGTAATAGAAGATAACGATAGTGTCTTTAGGGGGATCCATTCCCAGGAGCGAGCAGATTTTCGTCGTCGCCGTTACGTAATTGGTCGCAATTTCGGGGAATTGACTTTCGAACACATGGTCCGGCGGATAGTAAATCTTGACGTTTTGTAACGTGTATGTTTTCCAGTCAGCATAACTGGGATCATTGAAGACAGATGTCTCGTCCTTTCCCTTGCCGCAACCAACGCCAATAACGACAGCTAAGGTCATCAGAAGTGCGGAAGCCACTAATACCAGACCGAGCCGCTTGCGGTTACCCAACGACAACGCGACGGAGAATCGGACCAAGCCAAATCCTATTTTCTTATAACTCAATAACATATAAGAGCATAATGAGCCGGTGGCAGGCTGTCAACCAGATTCAAATCGTTAATTTTTTCACAATACGGCTTGACTTCACGGACCGGGATGGCGATATTTCCAATGGAGAGAATTAGGACGATATTTGTTCTAATTCGACACTGACATGTTGACCAGTGCTGAGGCTACAGGGACCGACATCGCAGACCTCGGAGAGTCTATGACTGATAATGAGATAACATTCCCGGGTCCAGTTTTCAGCAAGCACGTCATTATCATTGTTGGAGGGTACGGGAGCGGCAAATCGGAGATTTCAGTCAACCTCGCCCGACTTTTGACGAAGACCGGTTCTGGTCCTATCGCAATCGCGGATCTGGATATAGTTAATCCGTATTTTCGATCACGGGAGGCCGCCGCCGAGCTTGAGGCATTCGGGGTCAAGTGCCTGATTCCGGCCGGCGAACAAGTTCATTCGGAACTCCCCATTATCATTCCAGAGATTCGCGCGGCTATCGAAGCGAAGACCGGCACACTGATACTTGACGTTGGTGGTGACGATGTCGGCGCGCGGGTGCTGAGCTCGCTGGCTGATGCGTTCACACGGGGAGAGTACGAGCTTCTGCTGGTACTCAATGAGCGACGCCCGTTCACCGCTGATGTAACCGGCGCGCTGAAGATGATGGCCGATATCGAAACGGCCTGTCGGCTGCAGTTCAGCGGCATCATATCGAACACTCACCTGATGGATGACACTACTGCCGAGACAGTAATGGCGGGGCTACGGCTCGCCCAAAGAGTGAGTGATCAAACCGGTTTGCCGGTTCGATTCCTGAGTGTAACGAAGGAATTGGCTTCTCTATTGAGTGGTTCCGAACTTCAAGTCCCAGTGCTGCTGCTGGACCGCGCACTGACTAAACCCTGGGAGCGGAAAGGGTCCACCTGGACCGATCCAAAACTGAGGATAGATCGCCGATGCCAGGGGTTGTAATAGACAAGAATCATTGCAAGGGGTGCGAGCTCTGCGTGAAAGCATGTCCGCAGAAGATCCTCTCGATGTCCAAGGAAATCACGCTGCGCGGGTATTTCTATGCGCAGATGCATGACCCCTCGCGCTGTATCGGGTGTCGCCTCTGCGCGATTACCTGTCCGGATGCGGCGATTACCGTGCATCACAACGGGCAGATGTACGTGCTGTACGATTATTGAGAGGGGGACGGACGGTTGATATGGCCAAGATTCTGATGAAAGGAAACGAAGCAATCGCCGAGGCCGCGTTGCGCGCCGGAGCGAACAATTACTTTTGCTACCCGATTACCCCTCAAACCGAGGTCGCCGAGTATCTGTCCAAGAGGATGCCTGAAGTTGGCGGCGTGTTCCTTCAGGCAGAGAGTGAAGTGGCAGTCGGCAACATGTTGTACGGCGCTTCAGCCACCGGGAAACGGGTCTTCTCTACCTCATCGAGTCCCGGCATCAGTCTGATGCAGGAGGCAATCTCGTATATCGCAGGCGCGCAATTGCCGGTGGTGTTGATAAATATCATGCGGGGCGGGCCCGGACTGGGTGGCATTCTTCCGGCACAATCCGATTATTTCCAGGCTACCAAAGGGGGGGGGCACGGTGACTACCGAGTATTGGTGCTGGCGCCATCGACCATCCAGGAAGCAGTCGATCTGACCATGCTGGCGTTTCATCTGGCGGACAAGTACCGGAATCCGGTCATGTTGATAGGGGACGGGATGATTGGCCAGATGATGGAACCGGTCGAGTTTCCCGAAACGTACAAGGAATCACCGCTTCCGGAAAAGACCTGGGCGGCGACCGGCGCCAAGGGCAGGCGGCCGTTGATTATCAAATCACTCTTCCTTGATCCGGTCGCACTCGAGAACAACAATATCCAGTTGTTCAAGAAATATGAGCAGATGAAGTCCGAGGAAGTGCGATACGAATTATACAAGGTCAAACCGGACAACCAAATTCTGATTGTGTCGTACGGTACCATGGCCCGCATTTGCCAGACGGCGATTGACGAGCTCGAAGGGGATGGCGTTTCGGTTGGACTGTTCCGTCCCATCTCACTTTTCCCGTATCCGGAGAAAGAGTTGAAGGCGGAGGTTGACCGCGCCAATATCAAAACGGTGCTGACGATCGAGATGAGCATGGGACAGATGCTCGAAGATGTCGAAAAGGCGGTGTGCGGAGCCAAGCCGGTGAAGTTCTTCGGCCGCACCGGCGGCATTGTGCCATCGCCGGAAGAAGTTAAAGAGCAGATTCTCAGACTGGTGACCACTGCAAGCGGCAAAGGGTTGCCCACAAGAAGGGGCGGTGAAACGTGGATAAGCTGAAGACGACATTCGAGCGCCCGGAGTCACTGCAGGATGTGGTCACCCATTACTGTCCCGGCTGCACGCACGGAGTGATACACCGGCTGGTCGCGGAATCGCTTGACGAGCTTGGATTGCGTGAGCGTACGGTGGGCGTGGCGCCGGTGGGCTGCTCGGTGCTGGCGTACAATTACTTCAATACGGACTTCCTGGAATCGCCGCACGGACGTGCTCCCGCGCTGGCCACCGGCTTCAAACGTCTGCGACCGGACATGATCGTATTCACATATCAGGGGGACGGGGACCTGGCTTCGATCGGCATGGCGGAAATTGTGCACGCGGCCAATAGGGGTGAAAAATTTACTACCATATTCGTGAACAACGCGATATATGGAATGACCGGCGGCCAGATGGCCCCTACGACAATGCCCGGGCAGATTACGACCACCTGCCCGTTCGGACGGGATGTGGCACAGACAGGTATGCCAATACGCATGTGCGAACTGCTTTCGAGCCTGATGACACCATTGTATCTCGAACGAGTGGCTGTGCACTCCCCCATGCATATCATACAAGCCAAGAAAGCGATCAAGCGGGCGTTTCAATATCAGGCAGAGGGGCGGTGCTTCTCGCTAGTCGAAGTACTCTCCACCTGTCCGACCAACTGGGGGCTGACACCGTCAAGCGCGACCGAATGGGTGAAACAGAATCTGGAGCCGTACTACCCGATTAAACGCTTCAAGACGCCCGACAACTCGGGGGCCGACTGATGCGGCAGTACGAGGTCACTTTGGCCGGATTCGGCGGTCAAGGGATTATGGTCGCCGGGCAGCTTCTCGCCTACGCCGGTATCAAGGAGGGCAAGAACGTGGTCTGGATACCATCGTACGGCCCGGAGATGCGCGGCGGCACGGCCTATTGCACGGTTGTCATTTCCGACAAGCGGATCGGCTCACCGATTATCAATACGCCACAGGCAGTGTGCGTGTTTAACCGGCCATCGTTTGACAAGTTTGTGCCGAGGGTGAAACCGGGCGGGCTGATAATCGTGAACTCCTCCCTCATCAATGTGAAAAGCGACCGGACCGACCTCCAGCAGGTGTACATTCCGGCGAGCCAGATGGCAATCGATGCCGGCAACGGCAAGGCGACCAATATCACGGTCCTCGGAGCGTTCATCGGTGCAACCGGACTGGTTTCGTACGAGACCGTGAAGAAAGTGATTCACGAAAAGCTGGGTGGGAAAAAGACGATCCTCGAGGTGAACCTTACCGTGTTGGAGCAAGGATACAAGTTCGCACAAGAGTCGCTCGGAGTAAAGGCTCGGGCATGAATCACGATCTGAGCAAACTCCCGGAGATTTTCGGCCGCCATCCGCAGAGCGCCGAGTCGCTGATCATGGTGCTTCAGGATATCCAGAAAGAATTTCGGTACCTGCCATGTGAAGCGCTAGTTGCGACGGCGAAGCAGCTCGATGTGTCTCTCAGCAAAGTGTTCTCGGTAGCGACGTTTTATAACGCATTCAGTCTGAATCCCAAGGGGAAGAACGTAGTGCGGATTTGTGTCGGCACGGCTTGTCATATCCGGGGCGCCAAGCTGATTCAGGACCAGATTGAGAACGCCCTCAAGCTCAAAGCCGGGCAAACCAGCGAGGATGGCGAGTTCTCGATTGAGGTAGTGGCCTGTGTCGGCGCCTGCGCCATGGCGCCGGTTGTCATTGTAAACGAAAAGTATCACGGAGGGGTCAATGTCTCCGGCGCCAAACGACTTGTGAAGGTGGACAAGCGTGCGAATTGAGTCGCCCAAAGAGCTGACGCGCCTTCAAAAGGAGTACACGCAAAAGCAGGCTGCGTATCCGCACAAGGTGATTGTCTGTTGCGGCACCGGCTGTCTGGCCAACGGCGCGCGGAAGATTGTTGATGCATTCGAAAAGATTCTAAGCGAACGCAAGGTGAAGGACTTTTCGGTCGAGGCGGTAAAGGAAACCGGCTGCCATGGGTTCTGCGAGCAGGGGCCGCTGGTGGTGATTGAACCGGAAGGAATATTCTACACGCGAGTCAAGGCCAAGGATGTGCCGGCGATAGTTGAGAAGTCGATTGAGGGGCGGGAGATTATCGACAGCCTGTTGTATGCCGATCCCACTAACGGCCACAAGATAGAACACTATCCCGATGTCAAATTCTTCTCTCATCAGAAACGGATTGCGCTGCGGAATCTGGGGAAGATTGCCGCCAACAGCATTTACGAATATATCGCGGTTGACGGCTATCAGGCGCTGGCGAAAGTTCTACTGCAAATGACACCGGACCAGGTGATAGATCAGATCTCGAAATCAGAGTTGCGCGGACGCGGCGGCGGCGGATTCCCGGCCGGCAAAAAGTGGCGCACGTGCCGTGACGTGAAGTCGGACGTGCACTATGTCATCTGCAATGGCGACGAAGGGGACCCGGGCGCATTTATGGACCGGAGCATCATGGAGGGGGACCCGCACGCGGTGCTGGAAGGGATGATGATTGCGGCGTTCGCGGTCGGGGCCCGACAGGGGTATATATATGTGCGCGAAGAATACCCGCTGGCGGTGATTCACTTGCAGAAAGCGATCAGTGACTGCCGCGAGGTGGGGCTGCTCGGGGCGAATATCCTTGGAACTGATTTTACATTCGATGTCAGGATTGCCCGTGGTGCGGGCGCGTTCGTATGCGGGGAATCATCGGCACTGATGAAATCGGTGGCAGGTGAAGTGGGCGAGCCGCGCGCCAAGTATGTTCGCTCGGTGGTCAAGGGGCTGTATGACCAGCCTACCGTGCTTAACAACGTTGAAACGTATGCCAATGTCCCCCTGATAATCCGCCACGGCGCAGACTGGTTTCGCAAAATTGGCTCCCCCAAAAACACCGGCACCAAAGTTTTCTCCCTTGTCGGGAAAGTGCGCAACACCGGCCTGATCGAAGTGGAAATGGGGACAACTCTCCGCGAGATTATATTCGATATCGGAGGCGGAATTATCGATGGCCGACCGTTCAAGGCGGTGCAAACCGGCGGGCCATCGGGAGGGTGTTTACCCTCATCCAAACTTGATCTGCCGGTTGATTTCGATTCGCTGACCGCGGTCGGCTCGATGATGGGGTCCGGCGGTATGATTGTCATGGACGACAAGACCTGCATGGTGGATGTCGCCCGATATTTCCTCCATTTCCTTGTTGCCGAATCATGCGGCAAATGCACGCCGTGCCGCGAGGGGTTGTATCAACTGCACGCACTTACCGAGAAGGTCTGCAACGGCGAAGGGACAGAGGCGGACCTGGAAAAGATGGAGCAACTCTCCAAGATGGTGGTGGTGGGTTCGCTATGCGGGCTGGGCAAGTCGGGGCCGAACCCGCTTATGTCGACAATCCAGTATTTCCGCGATGA from the Candidatus Zixiibacteriota bacterium genome contains:
- a CDS encoding 4Fe-4S binding protein; this translates as MPGVVIDKNHCKGCELCVKACPQKILSMSKEITLRGYFYAQMHDPSRCIGCRLCAITCPDAAITVHHNGQMYVLYDY
- a CDS encoding NADH-ubiquinone oxidoreductase-F iron-sulfur binding region domain-containing protein, whose translation is MTRLQKEYTQKQAAYPHKVIVCCGTGCLANGARKIVDAFEKILSERKVKDFSVEAVKETGCHGFCEQGPLVVIEPEGIFYTRVKAKDVPAIVEKSIEGREIIDSLLYADPTNGHKIEHYPDVKFFSHQKRIALRNLGKIAANSIYEYIAVDGYQALAKVLLQMTPDQVIDQISKSELRGRGGGGFPAGKKWRTCRDVKSDVHYVICNGDEGDPGAFMDRSIMEGDPHAVLEGMMIAAFAVGARQGYIYVREEYPLAVIHLQKAISDCREVGLLGANILGTDFTFDVRIARGAGAFVCGESSALMKSVAGEVGEPRAKYVRSVVKGLYDQPTVLNNVETYANVPLIIRHGADWFRKIGSPKNTGTKVFSLVGKVRNTGLIEVEMGTTLREIIFDIGGGIIDGRPFKAVQTGGPSGGCLPSSKLDLPVDFDSLTAVGSMMGSGGMIVMDDKTCMVDVARYFLHFLVAESCGKCTPCREGLYQLHALTEKVCNGEGTEADLEKMEQLSKMVVVGSLCGLGKSGPNPLMSTIQYFRDEYLAHIRDKRCPAGVCRALIKYEVIEDKCTGCVACITACAYNAITGEKKKPHFIHQDKCEKCGACVAVCKHDAILVS
- a CDS encoding 2-oxoacid:acceptor oxidoreductase family protein, whose translation is MRQYEVTLAGFGGQGIMVAGQLLAYAGIKEGKNVVWIPSYGPEMRGGTAYCTVVISDKRIGSPIINTPQAVCVFNRPSFDKFVPRVKPGGLIIVNSSLINVKSDRTDLQQVYIPASQMAIDAGNGKATNITVLGAFIGATGLVSYETVKKVIHEKLGGKKTILEVNLTVLEQGYKFAQESLGVKARA
- a CDS encoding NAD(P)H-dependent oxidoreductase subunit E, whose protein sequence is MNHDLSKLPEIFGRHPQSAESLIMVLQDIQKEFRYLPCEALVATAKQLDVSLSKVFSVATFYNAFSLNPKGKNVVRICVGTACHIRGAKLIQDQIENALKLKAGQTSEDGEFSIEVVACVGACAMAPVVIVNEKYHGGVNVSGAKRLVKVDKRAN
- a CDS encoding cobalamin biosynthesis protein CbiA yields the protein MTDNEITFPGPVFSKHVIIIVGGYGSGKSEISVNLARLLTKTGSGPIAIADLDIVNPYFRSREAAAELEAFGVKCLIPAGEQVHSELPIIIPEIRAAIEAKTGTLILDVGGDDVGARVLSSLADAFTRGEYELLLVLNERRPFTADVTGALKMMADIETACRLQFSGIISNTHLMDDTTAETVMAGLRLAQRVSDQTGLPVRFLSVTKELASLLSGSELQVPVLLLDRALTKPWERKGSTWTDPKLRIDRRCQGL
- the vorB gene encoding 3-methyl-2-oxobutanoate dehydrogenase subunit VorB, translated to MAKILMKGNEAIAEAALRAGANNYFCYPITPQTEVAEYLSKRMPEVGGVFLQAESEVAVGNMLYGASATGKRVFSTSSSPGISLMQEAISYIAGAQLPVVLINIMRGGPGLGGILPAQSDYFQATKGGGHGDYRVLVLAPSTIQEAVDLTMLAFHLADKYRNPVMLIGDGMIGQMMEPVEFPETYKESPLPEKTWAATGAKGRRPLIIKSLFLDPVALENNNIQLFKKYEQMKSEEVRYELYKVKPDNQILIVSYGTMARICQTAIDELEGDGVSVGLFRPISLFPYPEKELKAEVDRANIKTVLTIEMSMGQMLEDVEKAVCGAKPVKFFGRTGGIVPSPEEVKEQILRLVTTASGKGLPTRRGGETWIS
- a CDS encoding thiamine pyrophosphate-dependent enzyme, giving the protein MKTTFERPESLQDVVTHYCPGCTHGVIHRLVAESLDELGLRERTVGVAPVGCSVLAYNYFNTDFLESPHGRAPALATGFKRLRPDMIVFTYQGDGDLASIGMAEIVHAANRGEKFTTIFVNNAIYGMTGGQMAPTTMPGQITTTCPFGRDVAQTGMPIRMCELLSSLMTPLYLERVAVHSPMHIIQAKKAIKRAFQYQAEGRCFSLVEVLSTCPTNWGLTPSSATEWVKQNLEPYYPIKRFKTPDNSGAD